In Paenibacillus xylanilyticus, the genomic window TTCTGATCGCTGTAGAACAGCTCCAGACTGACATTGAAGAGCGGCCATTTCCCATCGACTAGCGGATGAAGTACAAACGCCCCATCCTCCGTCATCAGCTGATCCAGCCGATACGTGCCAATCTGCGGAATTTCATCCGCCAGCACATCCGCCAGCTCTCTTTGCGAGAAGATCAGCTTGCTGTCCACCGGCTTCTCCAGATCCACCTGTATTCCCGTCTTGTCCTCTTCTATAAACTCATACGACAACTTCGGCAGCTTCGGCGTTTCATTCGGGATTGGTGCCAGCACCTGAATACCCTTCTCTTCCATCGCCTGCTGTGTATTGTCTGCCAGCGAGGTGAAGTCCAGATTGGCTCCGGCCGTCTCCCGTGCATCCATCCAAATCTGGTAACCCAGCACCAGATTGAGCAGCAGGAAGGCATAGATCAATACATTTTTCGCCCGTCCCCAATCCAAACCATTCACCTCCGTTAATTTTACTTCTTGAGGTACCCTAACTAAACTATCCACACTTCCCCACTGCGCCATGTTCGTTTATAGCCTTTAAACCAAAAAGCTACACGATAACGGAGAGGGCAGAATAAACCTGAAGAAGCGGAGCGTTCGCGTTTACCACCGGATTTCCCCTTTGAAGAGAATTCATAAAATCCGGGGGTAACAGCGATCGGAAGGTTGTTCTGACCGCGTAGTGGTCCAGTGCAGCAAAACTGCATGTTTAATGGTTATAACCTATCAAGAAACAGTGGTTTCCTCTCCGTTGCTGAAGCGGATGACCCATACAGGGATCAGCTTCAGTCCGACTTCAATCGTGGACGGACGATACGCCGGGTACACATCTACCACTTGGCGGCTCTCCCCAGCAACCTTTTCGATAAGGGCCTTCAGCTTGTCTCCACCTGATAGCTTCACCGGTTTCTTCGTCTCGGCACCCTCGTTCAGGTATTCCAGCGAGCGTTCATAGCTGGACACGGTCTCCTGCTGCATCTCCATACTGATGGTGCCAAAGCGAAACTGCACCGAGTCCATAATCGGAAAACTGCCGTAATACTGTTGGAACTCCAGCTGTGTTTTGTTATCCACGGTATCCAGCATCATTCGTGAGCGGCCTTTCCAGCCGCCATGCTGGTTCACAAAATCGACCGCAGACAGCGCGTCCTTCGCTGCATCAATCTGGCCTGCAGGCGGTGCAGCCGGGTCGGTATAGCTGATCCAGCGCTGATCCTGCTTCACTTGCAGACTTCGTTTGCTGTCCGTATAGATCTCCGACCCATCCTTTTCCCGAATATTGCGGGTCATGCTGGGATCGAAGAACAGGCTGCGCTGCATCTGCTCCACCGTGAACTGCCCGGTCGGCACATCGGCCTCCACCGCATCCAGTGGCTCTGCCGGAATATAATATCCGCCTTCCGTCAGCGTGTACGGTGTCCAGTTGGTACCAAAGTCGACATGCTGCTGTACATCCTGTACCGTCAGATCCGCCTGAGCAGCTTCATAGACAACATCACCCTTGGCACTGAAGAACAGGGCATGGGCTTTGGTTTCATTTTTCGCGGTATAGATCGCTATCCGGTTAATGGTTTCCCCCTGAAACAACGAATCCGTACCCAGCCGCATCACTCGCTGCAGCAGGGCAACCGGAATGCCTTCTTTGAACGACAGCTCAATGCCGGGGTTATCCTTGCGGATCTGATCCCAGTTCACGGACTGTACCGTGCGCCGCTGAAAATCATCAAATGTCCGTCCTTGCAGACGTGAATAGATCAGCTGGTAGAAGGTATTGCCTGGGTAAAACACGGTATGCTTGTCCTCTCCCATATGAATCATCATCTGATCGGGAAAGATCAGTTCCTCAATATCTCGCTCCTGACCCATATTCTCCGTCTTCACATAGTTCGTCTCAGAGGTCACAATCGAATCCCCGCCTCCGGGCAAACGATAGATCAGAAAATAACTCTGCACCAGACTGGCGGCAACGAGAGAAGCGAGCACCAGAGATTTAATCCGTTCCTTCAAGGTGCTCACCCCCTTCTTCACGCATAGGCAGTGTGAACGTTACGGTTGTGCCTACATCCACTTCGGACTCCAAAGAAATGGTGCCGTCATGCGCCCTAACAATTTCCCGGGCAATGGATAGTCCGAGTCCTGTACCGCCCATGCTGCGGGAACGAGCTTT contains:
- the yycI gene encoding two-component system regulatory protein YycI — its product is MDWGRAKNVLIYAFLLLNLVLGYQIWMDARETAGANLDFTSLADNTQQAMEEKGIQVLAPIPNETPKLPKLSYEFIEEDKTGIQVDLEKPVDSKLIFSQRELADVLADEIPQIGTYRLDQLMTEDGAFVLHPLVDGKWPLFNVSLELFYSDQKITGYRQTPVRITTAEESDQQVLPAPKALGTLIENFLPNDAIVKDIQLGYYGQLFNSDIQVAMPAWRFVLESGEVLYVQGISGDVFSPKTDKPGE
- a CDS encoding YycH family regulatory protein is translated as MKERIKSLVLASLVAASLVQSYFLIYRLPGGGDSIVTSETNYVKTENMGQERDIEELIFPDQMMIHMGEDKHTVFYPGNTFYQLIYSRLQGRTFDDFQRRTVQSVNWDQIRKDNPGIELSFKEGIPVALLQRVMRLGTDSLFQGETINRIAIYTAKNETKAHALFFSAKGDVVYEAAQADLTVQDVQQHVDFGTNWTPYTLTEGGYYIPAEPLDAVEADVPTGQFTVEQMQRSLFFDPSMTRNIREKDGSEIYTDSKRSLQVKQDQRWISYTDPAAPPAGQIDAAKDALSAVDFVNQHGGWKGRSRMMLDTVDNKTQLEFQQYYGSFPIMDSVQFRFGTISMEMQQETVSSYERSLEYLNEGAETKKPVKLSGGDKLKALIEKVAGESRQVVDVYPAYRPSTIEVGLKLIPVWVIRFSNGEETTVS